A DNA window from Roseomonas haemaphysalidis contains the following coding sequences:
- a CDS encoding DEAD/DEAH box helicase gives MAAGIRELLERYRAGAKTQREKGTYFERLCIEFLKHDPEMAQQFEEAWTFGDFAKAAGVKQSDTGIDLVAKLRNEDGYCAIQCKFYAPGHTIQKTDIDSFFTASGKAPFTRRLVIDTTEVPWGKNAEDALAGQSIATSRISLERLEQSPIDWRAYLADDKIILAPKKELRPHQREALEAVRAGLAEADRGKLIMACGTGKTFTGLKISEDLAGPGKFVLFLVPSLALMSQTVREWSIDTTTPLRSFAVCSDVQVGRRSRSNEDIGEIDIHDLAYPATTDAVKLAAKATSTASEMTVVFSTYQSIQVIADAQTKHDFPEFDLIICDEAHRTTGATLEGEDESNFVKIHNQDFIAGKKRIYMTATPRIFGDAVRTKANEVSAELYSMNNPAYYGETLFQRGFGWAVENGLLTDYKVIVLAVDEQMVSTSIQNRLKDTDNELKLDDATKIIGCYKALTKADLAADVASDTRPMSRALAFCKDIASSKLVRDQFAAVVEDYLDALPADDQEPLRCEVHHVDGTFNAKTRTQELEWLKADHEEHTCRILSNARCLSEGVDVPALDAIMFLHPRKSQIDVVQSVGRVMRRAPNKKMGYVILPVGIPADMTPEEALNQNERYRVVWQILNALRAHDERFDATINKMELGVDVSTQIEVIAVSDRLPTKTAKEGHQLDLGAGGGEADDRDYGDSQPKPSGLEQLAFTFDEFTSAIRAKIVKKCGQRDYWENWATDIADIARKHITRIAAVIQQPGSPERVAFEKFLAEIRDDLNGSISEAEAIEMLAQHIITRPVFEALFDGYSFAQRNPVSVAMQQVLDTLNEHNLEKESESLQKFYGSVRRRAEGIDNAGAKQRIIVELYDKFFRKAFPEMTERLGIVYTPVEVVDFIIHSVNEILQSEFGQTLGSKGVHILDPFTGTGTFITRLLQSGLIKPEELKHKYRHEIHANEIVLLAYYIAAINIEAAYHGVAGGDYVPFEGICLTDTFQLYEQDRDLVGDLMVDNSSRRSRQKKLGIRVIVGNPPYSVGQGSANDNAANIVYPKLDGRIRKTYAAQTSATNKNALYDSYIRAIRWASDRLGDNGVIAYVSNAGWIEGNATDGLRKCLTKEFSTIYIFHLRGNQRTSGDRSRREGGKIFGSGSRTPVAITLLIKNPASTNHGQIHFYDIGDYLSQKEKLDIIKRFGSISGISVDDKWQRIAPNVQSDWINQRDSSFSDFLPMGDKGNGHAAPIFVTYSQGAQSARDAWVFNFSHASLIKNVSAMVSAYNFERSKFVDLRKTFPSAKARDLFVSNFVTKDEKRISWSRALKSDVGKGTSFEVSPDKVVTSLYRPFTKQWMYFDRKMNEYVFQIPKIFPKQETQNRVICVIGVGEANLPSALMLDAVPEFKTHYNGQNFPRYVYTLEDEEADDLLFQAVDKKCGPKIKRNDGITDAALAYFESAYQGEQITKDDLFYYVYGLLHSEDYRARYADNLSKQLPRIPAVKKAADFRAFVEAGRKLGELHVGYEAVEPYPATIVQGDLRLKNILDPEAYFHVLQMKFGGKRPKQDKTTVIYNANITMTGIPLEAYDYVVNGKPALEWVMERQCVKTDRASGIVNDANRYATETIGDPAYPLKLFQRVITVSLETMKIVRALPELDILDMASENPVFRKPDEWTARG, from the coding sequence ATGGCAGCTGGGATCCGTGAACTGTTGGAGCGCTACCGGGCTGGCGCCAAGACGCAGCGCGAAAAGGGCACCTACTTCGAGCGGCTTTGCATTGAGTTCTTGAAGCATGACCCCGAGATGGCGCAGCAGTTCGAGGAAGCTTGGACTTTCGGGGACTTCGCGAAAGCGGCAGGCGTCAAGCAGTCGGATACCGGCATCGACCTGGTAGCAAAGCTCCGTAACGAGGACGGCTATTGCGCCATTCAATGCAAGTTCTACGCGCCGGGCCACACCATTCAGAAGACAGATATCGACTCCTTCTTTACAGCGTCCGGCAAGGCCCCCTTCACCCGTCGGCTTGTCATCGACACCACCGAGGTGCCTTGGGGGAAGAATGCCGAGGACGCCCTGGCAGGCCAGAGCATCGCTACCTCGCGCATCAGCCTCGAGCGGCTGGAGCAGAGCCCCATCGACTGGCGGGCCTACCTAGCCGACGACAAGATCATCCTGGCGCCGAAGAAGGAGCTCCGCCCTCATCAGCGGGAAGCCCTGGAGGCTGTCCGGGCCGGGCTCGCCGAGGCCGATCGCGGCAAGCTCATCATGGCCTGCGGCACCGGCAAGACGTTCACGGGCCTAAAAATCTCAGAGGACTTGGCCGGTCCCGGCAAGTTCGTGTTGTTCCTCGTGCCTTCACTGGCCCTGATGAGCCAGACCGTCCGGGAATGGTCTATCGATACGACCACCCCGCTTAGGTCCTTTGCCGTCTGCTCAGACGTTCAGGTCGGCAGGCGCAGCCGCAGCAACGAGGATATCGGGGAAATCGATATTCACGACCTCGCCTACCCAGCGACGACAGACGCCGTGAAGCTGGCTGCTAAAGCTACCTCAACGGCATCTGAGATGACGGTCGTCTTTTCGACCTACCAGTCCATCCAAGTGATCGCTGACGCCCAAACGAAGCATGACTTCCCGGAGTTCGACCTCATCATCTGCGATGAGGCGCACCGGACTACCGGCGCCACCCTGGAGGGCGAGGACGAGAGCAACTTCGTCAAGATCCACAACCAGGACTTCATCGCGGGCAAAAAGCGGATCTATATGACCGCGACGCCTCGAATTTTCGGCGACGCGGTGCGGACCAAGGCCAACGAGGTTTCCGCTGAACTCTACTCGATGAATAATCCCGCCTACTATGGCGAGACCCTGTTTCAGCGGGGCTTTGGCTGGGCCGTCGAGAATGGCTTGCTCACAGACTATAAGGTCATCGTGCTGGCCGTCGACGAGCAGATGGTGAGCACAAGCATCCAGAATCGCCTGAAGGACACCGACAACGAGCTCAAGCTCGATGACGCGACCAAGATCATCGGCTGCTATAAGGCCCTGACAAAGGCAGACCTAGCCGCGGACGTGGCCAGCGATACACGCCCCATGAGCCGTGCGCTGGCGTTCTGCAAGGACATCGCCTCCTCCAAGCTTGTCCGTGACCAGTTCGCCGCCGTGGTGGAAGACTACCTAGACGCGCTTCCCGCTGACGACCAGGAGCCCCTGCGGTGCGAGGTCCACCATGTGGACGGGACCTTCAACGCCAAGACCCGGACGCAGGAACTGGAGTGGCTGAAGGCCGATCACGAGGAGCACACCTGCCGCATCCTGAGCAATGCGCGCTGCCTATCCGAAGGCGTCGATGTCCCTGCTCTCGATGCCATCATGTTCCTGCACCCGCGGAAGTCACAGATCGACGTGGTCCAGTCGGTCGGCCGAGTGATGCGTCGGGCGCCCAACAAGAAAATGGGTTACGTCATACTTCCTGTTGGAATCCCCGCGGACATGACGCCCGAAGAGGCTCTTAACCAGAATGAGCGCTACCGCGTAGTCTGGCAGATTCTGAATGCGCTCCGGGCACACGATGAGCGCTTCGATGCCACCATCAACAAGATGGAGCTTGGCGTCGATGTCAGCACCCAGATTGAGGTCATTGCCGTCTCTGACCGGCTGCCGACCAAGACCGCCAAGGAGGGCCACCAGCTAGACCTGGGGGCAGGCGGCGGTGAGGCCGATGACCGAGACTATGGGGACAGCCAGCCGAAGCCGAGTGGCCTGGAGCAGCTAGCGTTCACATTCGACGAGTTCACGTCGGCGATCCGGGCGAAGATTGTCAAAAAGTGTGGGCAGCGGGATTATTGGGAAAATTGGGCGACCGATATCGCCGACATCGCGAGGAAGCATATCACCCGTATCGCCGCGGTCATCCAGCAGCCGGGCTCGCCCGAGCGGGTGGCCTTCGAGAAGTTTCTGGCCGAGATCCGCGACGACCTGAATGGCAGCATCAGCGAGGCGGAAGCTATCGAGATGCTGGCCCAGCACATCATCACGCGCCCCGTCTTCGAGGCCCTCTTCGACGGCTACAGCTTCGCTCAGCGGAACCCCGTTTCCGTTGCCATGCAGCAGGTGCTGGACACTCTGAACGAGCACAACCTCGAGAAGGAATCAGAGAGCCTCCAAAAGTTCTACGGGAGCGTCAGGCGGCGGGCCGAAGGCATCGATAACGCTGGCGCCAAGCAGAGAATCATCGTCGAGCTATACGACAAGTTCTTTCGCAAAGCGTTCCCGGAGATGACGGAGAGGCTGGGCATCGTCTACACCCCGGTCGAGGTGGTCGACTTCATCATCCACTCAGTCAACGAAATTCTGCAATCCGAGTTTGGCCAGACCTTGGGCAGCAAGGGCGTCCACATCCTGGACCCCTTCACGGGCACCGGCACCTTTATCACCCGCCTGCTCCAATCTGGCCTCATCAAACCCGAGGAACTGAAGCACAAGTACCGGCATGAGATCCATGCCAACGAGATTGTGCTGCTGGCCTACTACATTGCCGCTATCAACATCGAGGCGGCCTACCATGGCGTGGCGGGAGGCGATTATGTGCCCTTCGAAGGCATCTGCCTGACTGACACCTTTCAACTCTATGAGCAGGATCGCGACCTTGTCGGCGACTTGATGGTTGATAACAGCAGTCGCCGTAGCCGACAAAAGAAGCTTGGCATTCGAGTGATAGTAGGCAATCCACCGTACTCGGTGGGCCAAGGCAGTGCAAACGATAATGCGGCAAATATTGTTTACCCAAAGTTGGATGGGCGCATTCGGAAAACCTACGCCGCTCAAACTTCAGCTACGAATAAGAACGCACTATACGATAGTTACATTCGTGCTATCCGCTGGGCGAGTGATAGGCTCGGCGACAATGGTGTAATCGCCTATGTTAGCAACGCAGGTTGGATTGAGGGCAATGCCACCGACGGCCTTCGCAAGTGCTTGACCAAGGAATTTTCTACTATCTACATATTCCATCTGCGGGGAAATCAGCGGACCAGTGGTGATCGTTCGCGGCGCGAAGGTGGTAAAATTTTCGGTTCTGGAAGCCGTACTCCGGTTGCGATCACGCTCCTGATCAAGAATCCCGCTTCCACAAACCACGGCCAGATCCACTTCTACGATATAGGGGATTATCTCAGTCAAAAAGAAAAACTAGATATCATTAAGCGATTCGGTAGCATTTCTGGCATTAGTGTAGATGATAAGTGGCAACGGATTGCGCCAAATGTGCAGTCGGATTGGATCAATCAGCGTGATAGTTCATTTTCTGATTTCTTACCTATGGGCGACAAGGGTAATGGGCACGCCGCTCCAATTTTTGTAACCTACTCCCAAGGGGCTCAATCAGCGCGTGACGCATGGGTTTTCAATTTTTCCCATGCTTCTCTGATTAAAAACGTGTCGGCAATGGTGTCAGCATACAATTTCGAACGATCCAAGTTCGTTGACCTCAGAAAAACGTTTCCTTCAGCCAAAGCACGTGACCTTTTTGTTAGCAATTTTGTTACTAAGGACGAAAAAAGAATTAGCTGGAGCCGAGCTCTTAAATCTGATGTGGGCAAGGGCACGTCTTTTGAGGTGTCTCCAGACAAAGTTGTTACGTCACTTTATCGACCATTCACAAAACAGTGGATGTACTTCGATCGGAAGATGAATGAGTACGTTTTTCAGATTCCGAAGATTTTTCCGAAGCAGGAAACTCAGAACCGAGTTATATGCGTGATCGGGGTCGGCGAAGCGAATCTGCCGTCTGCGCTTATGCTCGATGCCGTTCCTGAGTTCAAAACTCATTATAATGGGCAGAACTTTCCTCGATACGTCTATACTTTGGAAGATGAGGAAGCTGATGACCTCCTATTTCAGGCAGTCGATAAAAAGTGTGGCCCAAAAATCAAGCGGAACGATGGTATAACGGACGCAGCGCTCGCTTACTTCGAATCAGCTTACCAAGGCGAGCAGATCACTAAGGACGACCTTTTCTACTACGTATATGGCTTGCTGCATTCCGAGGACTACCGCGCCCGCTACGCCGACAATCTGTCCAAGCAGTTGCCTCGCATCCCTGCGGTGAAGAAGGCAGCCGACTTCCGGGCCTTCGTTGAAGCTGGCCGTAAGCTCGGCGAGCTCCACGTTGGCTATGAGGCTGTCGAGCCCTACCCGGCGACCATCGTCCAGGGGGATCTACGCTTGAAGAACATCCTAGACCCAGAAGCTTACTTCCATGTGCTGCAAATGAAGTTCGGTGGGAAGCGGCCAAAGCAGGACAAGACCACGGTCATCTACAATGCCAACATCACCATGACCGGCATCCCGCTAGAGGCCTACGATTACGTGGTGAACGGCAAGCCCGCCCTGGAGTGGGTGATGGAGCGCCAGTGCGTGAAAACAGATAGGGCGAGCGGGATCGTCAACGATGCCAACCGATATGCGACTGAGACCATTGGGGACCCTGCCTATCCGCTAAAGCTGTTCCAGCGCGTAATCACGGTCAGCCTCGAGACGATGAAGATCGTCCGAGCGCTACCTGAGCTCGATATCCTGGACATGGCCAGTGAGAATCCGGTTTTTCGGAAGCCTGATGAATGGACGGCTAGAGGCTGA
- a CDS encoding DUF6998 domain-containing protein produces MPRPEPVSSIYEATAELECLYPARKFTLDGHLVSSIGEVIAAEALGLTLYPMPRAGHDAYDANGDIQIKMMGGSSVAMYATCDRLLVLRVVSPQEAELVYDGPGAPAWERAGKMDKNGQRVVSLSRLRAIQAALA; encoded by the coding sequence ATTCCCCGTCCCGAGCCCGTTTCCAGCATTTACGAAGCGACCGCCGAACTCGAGTGCCTCTACCCCGCGCGCAAGTTCACCCTGGATGGCCATCTGGTGAGTTCAATCGGCGAGGTCATCGCGGCCGAGGCACTTGGGCTGACCCTCTATCCGATGCCCCGGGCAGGCCACGATGCCTATGACGCAAATGGGGATATCCAAATCAAAATGATGGGCGGCAGCAGCGTGGCGATGTATGCCACCTGTGACCGCCTCTTAGTCCTCCGAGTGGTCTCGCCCCAGGAGGCTGAGCTTGTCTACGACGGTCCGGGCGCCCCGGCTTGGGAGCGGGCTGGCAAGATGGACAAGAATGGTCAGCGGGTCGTGAGCCTCTCCAGGCTGCGAGCCATCCAGGCGGCGCTAGCGTAG